The Bos indicus x Bos taurus breed Angus x Brahman F1 hybrid chromosome 15, Bos_hybrid_MaternalHap_v2.0, whole genome shotgun sequence genome includes a window with the following:
- the TPBGL gene encoding trophoblast glycoprotein-like, protein MAPRAGQPEHRGPLLPGLLLVAAALSRPAAPCPFQCYCFGGPKLMLRCASGAELRQPPRDVPPDARNLTIVGANLTVLRAAAFAGGDADGEEAAEGGVRLPHLTALRLTHNNIEVVEDGAFDGLPSLTALDLSHNPLRTLGGGAFRGLPALRSLQLNHALARGGPALLAALDAALAPLDELRLLGLAGNALSRLPPAALRRPRLEQLDVHLNALAGLDPDELRVLERDGGLPAPRLLLADNPLRCGCAARPLLAWLRNSTERVPDARRLRCAAPRALHNRPFLDLEEAQLRCADSDADSRGDEVELAGPELEASYVFFGLVLALIGLIFLMVLYLNRRGIQRWMRNLREACRDQMEGYHYRYEQDADPRRAPAPAAPAGSRATSPGSGL, encoded by the coding sequence ATGGCCCCGCGCGCGGGACAGCCGGAGCACAGGGGCCCGCTGCTGCCGGGGCTGCTGCTCGTGGCGGCGGCGCTGAGCCGACCCGCCGCGCCCTGTCCCTTCCAGTGCTACTGCTTCGGCGGCCCCAAGCTGATGTTGCGCTGCGCGTCCGGCGCCGAGCTCCGGCAGCCGCCGCGGGACGTGCCGCCCGACGCGCGCAACCTCACCATCGTGGGCGCCAACCTGACGGTGCTGCGCGCGGCCGCCTTCGCCGGCGGGGACGCGGACGGGGAGGAGGCGGCGGAGGGCGGTGTGCGCCTTCCGCACCTGACTGCGCTGCGCCTCACGCACAACAACATCGAGGTGGTGGAAGACGGCGCCTTCGACGGGCTACCCAGCCTTACGGCGCTCGACCTGAGCCACAACCCGCTGCGCACCCTGGGCGGCGGCGCCTTCCGCGGACTGCCCGCGCTGCGCTCGCTGCAGCTCAACCACGCGCTGGCGCGGGGCGGCCCCGCACTGCTGGCCGCGCTGGACGCTGCGCTCGCTCCGCTCGACGAGCTGCGCCTCCTGGGCTTGGCGGGCAACGCGCTTAGCCGCCTGCCGCCCGCCGCTCTGCGCCGGCCTCGCCTGGAGCAGCTGGATGTGCACCTCAACGCGCTGGCCGGCCTGGACCCCGACGAGCTGCGGGTGCTCGAACGCGATGGCGGCCTCCCCGCGCCGCGCTTGCTGCTCGCGGACAaccccctgcgctgcggctgcgCCGCGCGCCCCCTGCTGGCCTGGCTGCGCAACTCCACGGAGCGCGTACCCGACGCGCGGCGCCTGCGCTGCGCCGCCCCGCGGGCGCTGCACAACCGGCCTTTCCTGGACCTGGAAGAGGCGCAGCTGCGCTGCGCCGACAGCGATGCCGACAGTCGCGGGGATGAAGTGGAACTCGCCGGCCCCGAGCTGGAAGCCTCCTACGTCTTCTTCGGGCTTGTTCTGGCGCTCATCGGCCTCATCTTCCTTATGGTGCTCTACCTAAACCGCCGCGGCATCCAGCGCTGGATGCGCAACTTGCGCGAGGCGTGCCGGGACCAGATGGAGGGCTACCACTACCGCTACGAGCAGGACGCCGACCCGCGCCGCGCGCCCGCCCCGGCCGCCCCCGCCGGCTCTCGCGCCACTTCCCCGGGTTCGGGCCTCTGA